A part of Deltaproteobacteria bacterium genomic DNA contains:
- a CDS encoding VIT1/CCC1 transporter family protein: MTEPRNDPQVLKVARDEAFDMALYVRLREMETGEVHNVLSRLVTVERGHVAFWADFAGIEDSTLDRVQRLRLGLLVLLRRCFGVAMTFLILEAIEIYGVKKYWVLWDRYKDTPYGPRIRGILRDEFGHEDEIVAGLTGRRLNPERVRDIFLGLNDGLVEVLGSVTGFYASFGHPAYVAVASLTVAVAGSISMAAGVLASSRSQREVQRIENAKRHFFDPELKPPEETRPLSAAVAVGISYFVGAMFPILPVLLGAVSPVWSIAVGGAMVVVVTALLSVMSGMEVRPRVLQNLLLVFGAVAVTYVLGTLVKDFWNISV, translated from the coding sequence ATGACGGAACCTCGGAACGACCCGCAGGTGCTCAAGGTGGCGCGGGACGAGGCCTTCGACATGGCGCTTTACGTGCGCCTCCGCGAGATGGAGACCGGGGAGGTCCACAACGTTTTGAGCCGCCTCGTCACCGTGGAGCGGGGACACGTCGCCTTCTGGGCCGACTTCGCCGGCATCGAGGACAGCACCCTGGACCGGGTGCAGCGCCTGCGGCTGGGCCTTCTCGTGCTCTTGCGGCGCTGTTTCGGCGTCGCCATGACCTTCCTCATCCTGGAAGCCATCGAGATCTACGGCGTCAAGAAGTACTGGGTTCTGTGGGACCGCTACAAGGACACGCCCTACGGTCCGCGCATCCGCGGCATCCTGCGCGACGAGTTCGGCCACGAGGACGAGATCGTCGCCGGGCTCACCGGCAGACGGCTGAACCCGGAACGCGTGCGCGACATCTTCCTGGGCCTCAACGATGGCCTGGTGGAGGTCCTCGGTAGCGTCACCGGCTTCTATGCCTCTTTCGGCCATCCCGCCTACGTGGCGGTGGCGAGCCTCACGGTGGCGGTGGCGGGCTCCATTTCCATGGCCGCGGGGGTGCTGGCCTCGTCCCGCTCCCAGCGCGAGGTCCAGCGCATCGAGAACGCCAAGCGCCACTTCTTCGATCCGGAGCTGAAGCCGCCCGAGGAGACGCGCCCGCTGTCGGCCGCGGTTGCCGTGGGCATCTCCTACTTCGTGGGCGCCATGTTCCCCATCCTCCCGGTGCTTCTGGGAGCGGTGAGCCCGGTGTGGTCGATAGCGGTGGGCGGCGCCATGGTGGTCGTCGTGACCGCGCTCCTGTCGGTCATGTCGGGCATGGAGGTTCGCCCACGGGTGCTTCAGAACCTCCTCCTGGTGTTCGGCGCCGTGGCCGTCACCTATGTTCTGGGAACGCTTGTCAAGGACTTCTGGAACATCAGTGTGTAA
- the grxD gene encoding Grx4 family monothiol glutaredoxin, with amino-acid sequence MADDVLGRIEEQVKNNRVMVFMKGTPNFPQCGFSAHTVEILRAHNAEFESFDVLSDPAVRDGVKQYSSWPTIPQVYIDGQFVGGCDIVHELHERGELDALLKPAAKE; translated from the coding sequence ATGGCGGATGACGTTCTGGGCAGGATCGAAGAGCAGGTGAAGAACAACCGGGTGATGGTGTTCATGAAGGGCACCCCGAACTTTCCCCAATGCGGCTTCTCCGCCCACACGGTGGAGATCCTCCGCGCCCACAATGCGGAGTTCGAGAGCTTCGACGTGCTCTCCGACCCGGCGGTCCGGGATGGCGTGAAGCAATACTCGAGTTGGCCCACCATCCCGCAGGTCTACATCGACGGCCAGTTCGTGGGCGGCTGCGACATCGTTCACGAGCTGCATGAACGGGGCGAGCTGGACGCACTGCTCAAGCCCGCCGCGAAAGAGTAG
- a CDS encoding group 1 truncated hemoglobin produces the protein MFDEIGAERLREVIEVFVDRIFDDLMIGFFFRNADRDRVKKLEFQFTARALGADIEYEGRPLEQAHAPHPIMGGQFARRLQILRETLDEFHVPPAVQTAWLDHTESLRSLITRDRGSDCDPAEARRKALAHPS, from the coding sequence TTGTTCGACGAGATCGGCGCGGAGCGCCTGCGGGAGGTCATCGAGGTCTTCGTGGACCGGATCTTCGATGACCTCATGATCGGTTTCTTCTTCCGCAACGCCGACCGCGACCGGGTCAAGAAACTGGAATTCCAGTTCACCGCGCGGGCGCTCGGCGCCGACATCGAGTACGAAGGGCGTCCGCTCGAACAGGCCCACGCGCCGCATCCGATCATGGGCGGCCAGTTCGCGCGCCGGCTGCAGATCCTGCGCGAGACCCTCGACGAATTTCACGTGCCTCCGGCCGTGCAAACGGCGTGGCTGGACCACACCGAGAGCCTCCGCTCCCTCATCACGCGCGACCGCGGCTCCGACTGCGACCCCGCCGAGGCCCGGCGCAAGGCCTTGGCCCATCCCTCATGA
- the nuoB gene encoding NADH-quinone oxidoreductase subunit NuoB, with product MPITNSLPETVFTTRVDDLLNWGRASSQWYMLFGLACCAIELMQTGGPRADLDRFGCVPRATPRQSDLMIVAGTLTYKMAKRTRLLYDQMPDPKYVISMGSCSNCGGLFQMAYSVCKGVDKIVPVDVYVPGCPPRPEALTEGLLRIQDKVMRERWLVKGSAAAEAR from the coding sequence ATGCCGATTACCAACAGTCTCCCCGAGACGGTGTTTACCACCCGTGTCGATGATCTGTTGAACTGGGGCAGGGCGTCGTCCCAGTGGTACATGTTGTTCGGGTTGGCCTGTTGCGCCATCGAGCTCATGCAGACGGGCGGGCCGCGTGCCGATCTGGACCGGTTCGGCTGCGTGCCCCGGGCGACGCCGCGCCAGTCGGACCTGATGATCGTGGCCGGCACCTTGACCTACAAGATGGCCAAGCGCACGCGGCTGCTTTACGACCAGATGCCCGACCCCAAGTACGTCATCTCCATGGGAAGCTGCTCCAACTGCGGCGGACTGTTCCAGATGGCCTACTCCGTGTGCAAGGGGGTCGACAAGATCGTGCCCGTGGACGTGTATGTCCCCGGCTGCCCGCCGCGCCCCGAGGCCCTGACCGAAGGGCTTCTGCGGATTCAGGACAAGGTCATGCGCGAGCGCTGGCTGGTCAAGGGGTCCGCGGCGGCCGAGGCGCGCTGA
- a CDS encoding TIGR04282 family arsenosugar biosynthesis glycosyltransferase, translating into MGRAPRPGAVKTRLCPPLTPVEAADFYACVLQDVLEDLARSARWDTWIAYAERSRGYFTRMRKHGIARLPQRGASLGERMHAVFADLCHAGYGPVVLVGSDIPTLASSSVERACELLEGGRCDVVLGPADDGGYYLIGLNRPAAGLFSGIAWSTAAVLRETLEKARQLGLRVRMVPGTYDVDVARDLERLRRDFSASSELCTHHPRTCAWLRRRNDPPAGHGPA; encoded by the coding sequence ATGGGGCGCGCGCCGCGGCCGGGGGCGGTCAAGACCCGGCTGTGCCCGCCACTGACCCCGGTGGAGGCGGCGGACTTCTACGCGTGCGTGCTCCAGGACGTGCTCGAAGACCTGGCGCGTTCGGCGCGCTGGGACACCTGGATCGCTTACGCCGAGCGCAGCCGGGGCTATTTCACGCGCATGCGGAAGCACGGCATCGCCCGCCTGCCGCAGCGCGGCGCCTCCCTCGGGGAGCGCATGCACGCGGTCTTCGCCGACCTGTGCCACGCGGGCTACGGGCCGGTGGTGCTCGTGGGTAGCGACATTCCCACCCTGGCGTCGTCGTCGGTGGAGAGGGCGTGCGAGTTGCTGGAAGGAGGCCGGTGCGACGTGGTGCTGGGGCCGGCGGACGACGGCGGCTATTATCTCATCGGTCTCAACCGCCCGGCGGCGGGTCTCTTCAGCGGCATCGCCTGGAGCACCGCCGCCGTGCTCCGGGAGACTCTCGAGAAGGCGCGGCAACTGGGGCTGCGGGTGCGCATGGTCCCCGGCACCTATGACGTGGACGTGGCCCGGGACCTGGAGCGTTTGCGGCGCGACTTCAGTGCTTCCTCCGAGCTGTGCACCCACCATCCTCGGACCTGCGCCTGGCTGCGCCGGCGGAACGATCCCCCGGCCGGCCATGGGCCCGCGTGA
- a CDS encoding non-heme iron oxygenase ferredoxin subunit gives MAEYVKVATTEEVEPGKPKLVEVNGRRVALFNLEGSFYAIDDVCTHRGAPLSEGEVMGKEIQCPWHGAMFDITTGEASGPPADEGVDKYNVRVSGSDIEVEV, from the coding sequence ATGGCTGAGTATGTCAAGGTCGCGACCACCGAGGAGGTGGAGCCCGGCAAGCCGAAGCTGGTGGAAGTCAACGGCCGCCGGGTCGCGCTGTTCAACCTGGAAGGGTCTTTCTACGCCATCGACGACGTCTGCACCCATCGCGGCGCGCCGTTGTCGGAGGGCGAGGTCATGGGCAAGGAGATCCAGTGCCCGTGGCACGGCGCCATGTTCGACATCACCACGGGCGAGGCTTCGGGTCCGCCCGCCGACGAGGGAGTCGACAAGTACAACGTGCGCGTTTCCGGGTCCGATATCGAGGTCGAGGTCTGA
- a CDS encoding FxsA family protein — translation MFPRLLLLFTVVPLVELYLLIQVGSMIGGLNTILLVLGTGVLGAFLAKLEGLRTLGQIQRNLSQGIVPAEEMMDGVIILVAGLLLITPGILTDAFGFLMLIPTTRNAFKRWLRRRFDRASARVRIYTQGGPRHY, via the coding sequence ATGTTTCCACGACTTCTGCTGCTGTTCACCGTGGTTCCGCTGGTGGAGCTTTACCTGCTCATCCAGGTGGGCTCGATGATCGGCGGGCTCAACACCATCCTGCTGGTGCTCGGCACTGGAGTGCTCGGGGCGTTCCTCGCCAAGCTGGAGGGGCTGCGCACCCTGGGACAGATCCAGCGCAACCTGAGCCAGGGAATCGTGCCGGCCGAGGAGATGATGGACGGGGTGATCATCCTGGTGGCGGGCCTGCTGCTGATCACGCCGGGCATCCTCACGGACGCGTTCGGATTCCTCATGCTCATCCCCACCACCCGGAACGCGTTCAAACGCTGGCTGCGGCGGCGTTTCGACCGCGCCAGCGCGCGCGTGCGCATCTACACGCAAGGCGGACCGCGCCATTACTGA
- a CDS encoding SagB/ThcOx family dehydrogenase, producing MSNRDIAAARAYHERTKHSLTSVRGGPHYLDWDNQPRPFKVYENLESLPLEPHLQSTDVPALRAISEAAPEAERGVTRAELAEVLFLCAGVTRRRRYSGGEMLFRAAACTGALYHIDVYVVAGPLADLDAGVYHFAPDRFALTPLRAGDHRGVLVEASGGEPAVAQAPAILVLTSTFWRNSWKYRDRTYRHCFWDGGTLLANCLAAASARGIPTRTVMGFADAPVNHLLGLDPEKEVSLCLVPLARSASSTPPSGESLPTLDFVTRPLSAREVDYPSIREVHAASCLESGAEVRRWREAEAGAPDGGGGAEAGVTAPDTAPRALPPAFDSPAALPAGSIEQVILRRGSTRRFSHESITLAQLSNALHYATRGVHTDVDPDASRALSRLYLILNNVDGAAPGAYVFDRDNGRLDLLKEGSFRKEAGFLGLGQEIPADASVNVYFLADLEAVLERYGNRGYRLAQMDASVVAGRLYLAAYAQGFGASGLTFFDDDVTAFFSPHAAGKSVLFLIALGRRLRK from the coding sequence ATGAGCAATCGAGACATCGCCGCGGCGCGCGCCTACCACGAACGCACCAAGCATTCGCTCACGAGCGTGCGCGGCGGTCCCCACTATCTGGATTGGGACAACCAGCCACGTCCGTTCAAGGTCTACGAGAACCTGGAGTCGCTGCCGCTGGAGCCACACCTCCAGTCCACGGACGTGCCGGCGCTACGCGCCATCTCCGAGGCCGCCCCGGAGGCGGAGCGCGGCGTGACCCGCGCGGAGCTGGCGGAGGTGCTCTTCCTCTGCGCCGGGGTCACGCGCCGGCGGCGCTACTCCGGCGGCGAGATGCTCTTTCGCGCGGCCGCGTGCACGGGCGCGCTCTACCACATCGACGTCTACGTGGTCGCGGGTCCGTTGGCCGACCTGGACGCCGGCGTGTATCACTTCGCCCCGGACCGCTTCGCGCTGACCCCCCTGCGCGCCGGCGACCACCGCGGCGTCCTGGTGGAGGCGAGCGGCGGCGAGCCCGCCGTGGCCCAGGCCCCGGCCATCCTGGTGCTCACCTCGACGTTCTGGCGCAATAGCTGGAAGTACCGCGACCGCACCTACCGGCACTGCTTCTGGGACGGGGGCACGCTCCTTGCCAACTGCCTTGCCGCGGCTTCGGCCCGCGGCATCCCGACGCGAACGGTGATGGGTTTCGCGGACGCGCCGGTGAACCACCTGCTGGGCCTCGATCCCGAGAAGGAAGTGTCGCTGTGTCTCGTGCCCCTGGCCCGTTCGGCGTCGTCCACGCCACCGTCCGGGGAGAGCCTGCCGACCCTCGACTTCGTCACCCGCCCCCTGTCCGCCCGCGAAGTGGATTACCCGTCCATCCGGGAGGTGCACGCGGCGTCATGTCTGGAGAGCGGCGCCGAGGTCCGGCGGTGGCGCGAAGCCGAGGCCGGCGCGCCGGACGGCGGCGGGGGAGCCGAGGCCGGCGTGACAGCGCCCGACACCGCGCCCCGCGCGCTGCCCCCGGCCTTCGACTCTCCCGCGGCGCTTCCAGCCGGCAGCATCGAGCAGGTGATCCTGCGCCGCGGCTCCACGCGCCGGTTCTCCCATGAATCCATCACCCTCGCGCAGTTGTCCAACGCCCTGCATTACGCCACCCGAGGGGTGCACACCGACGTCGACCCCGACGCGTCCCGTGCGCTCAGCCGGCTCTATCTCATCCTCAACAATGTGGACGGTGCCGCGCCCGGCGCCTACGTGTTCGACCGCGACAACGGGCGCCTCGATCTTCTCAAGGAAGGGAGCTTCCGCAAGGAGGCCGGCTTCCTCGGCCTGGGCCAGGAGATCCCCGCCGACGCCAGCGTCAACGTCTACTTCCTCGCCGACCTCGAAGCGGTGCTGGAGCGCTACGGCAACCGCGGCTACCGCCTCGCCCAGATGGACGCCAGCGTCGTCGCCGGCCGCCTCTACCTGGCGGCCTACGCCCAAGGGTTCGGCGCGTCCGGGCTTACGTTCTTCGACGACGACGTGACCGCGTTCTTCTCGCCCCACGCCGCCGGCAAGAGCGTCCTGTTCCTGATCGCGTTGGGCCGGCGGCTGCGCAAGTAG
- a CDS encoding cobalamin-binding protein — protein MRVCTLLPSATEVAFALGLGDAVVAVSHECDFPPEARRRPVVVRGRIDSDKSTSREIDEAVRRHVGRGEGLYSLDLELLQRINPDVILTQGLCDVCAVGYNDVMAAAGTLRPPARVLSLSPNSLGEMLRDIRRVGNATGTAARAETLARSLEERVKQVAESAAKRAVRPRVACLEWLDPLYSAGHWVPEMVELAGGEDVLAVKHKPSERVSLEDVIEAAPEVLVLMPCGFDRERTSKEWEPLKDLPAWQGIPAVAGGRVFAVDGAKYFNRPGPRLVDGLEILAGFIHDAAA, from the coding sequence ATGCGGGTCTGCACGCTCTTGCCGAGCGCCACCGAGGTCGCGTTCGCCCTGGGACTGGGAGACGCGGTGGTGGCCGTGAGCCACGAATGCGACTTTCCACCCGAGGCGCGCCGGAGGCCCGTGGTGGTGCGCGGCCGTATCGACTCCGACAAATCCACCAGCCGGGAGATCGATGAAGCGGTACGGAGGCACGTGGGCCGTGGCGAGGGGCTCTACAGCCTGGACCTGGAGTTGTTGCAGCGCATCAACCCCGACGTCATTCTCACCCAGGGACTGTGCGACGTGTGCGCCGTGGGATACAACGACGTCATGGCCGCCGCGGGTACGCTCAGACCGCCGGCGCGGGTGCTGTCGCTGTCCCCCAACTCCCTGGGCGAGATGTTGAGGGACATACGGCGGGTGGGCAACGCCACGGGAACGGCGGCGCGGGCGGAGACCCTGGCGCGGTCTCTGGAAGAACGCGTAAAACAGGTGGCGGAGAGTGCCGCGAAGCGCGCGGTCAGGCCGCGGGTGGCGTGCCTGGAATGGCTGGACCCGCTGTACAGCGCCGGCCATTGGGTGCCGGAAATGGTCGAGCTGGCCGGCGGCGAGGACGTGTTGGCCGTGAAGCACAAGCCTTCCGAGCGAGTATCCCTGGAGGACGTGATCGAGGCCGCGCCCGAGGTGCTGGTGCTCATGCCTTGCGGTTTCGACCGGGAGCGGACCTCGAAGGAGTGGGAACCGCTCAAGGACCTGCCCGCGTGGCAGGGCATTCCCGCCGTGGCGGGCGGGCGCGTCTTCGCGGTGGACGGCGCCAAATACTTCAACCGGCCCGGTCCGCGGCTGGTGGACGGCCTGGAAATTCTCGCCGGGTTCATTCACGACGCAGCCGCGTAA
- a CDS encoding TVP38/TMEM64 family protein, with translation MNQRIVKIALVVVVAALIAAFFVFDLGRYFNLEFIKAQRDAYQGYYLENPSVTIAAYAAIYITVTALSLPGAAIMTLLGGALFGVITGTIIVSFCSTIGATLAFLVARFLLRDSIQGKFGDRLEAINTGIANEGMFYLFTMRLIPVIPFFVINLVMGLTPIRTVQFFFVSQLGMFPGTIVYVNAGTQLAQIDSLAGILSPTLLLSFALLGLFPLIAKKAIELVNKRKQAKTS, from the coding sequence ATGAATCAACGGATCGTCAAGATAGCGCTGGTGGTGGTGGTCGCCGCACTCATCGCGGCGTTCTTCGTCTTCGACCTCGGGAGGTACTTCAACCTCGAATTCATCAAGGCGCAGCGCGACGCCTACCAGGGCTACTACCTGGAGAACCCCTCCGTCACCATCGCCGCCTACGCGGCCATCTACATCACCGTGACCGCGCTCTCGCTTCCGGGCGCCGCCATCATGACCTTGCTCGGCGGCGCGCTCTTCGGGGTGATCACCGGCACCATCATCGTCTCCTTCTGCAGCACCATCGGCGCCACCCTGGCGTTCCTGGTGGCGCGTTTCCTGTTGCGAGACAGCATTCAAGGCAAGTTCGGCGACAGGCTGGAAGCCATCAACACCGGCATCGCCAACGAGGGCATGTTCTACCTGTTCACCATGCGGCTGATCCCGGTAATCCCCTTCTTCGTCATCAATCTCGTGATGGGGCTAACGCCCATCCGCACGGTGCAGTTCTTCTTCGTGAGCCAACTGGGCATGTTTCCAGGCACCATCGTCTACGTGAATGCCGGAACCCAACTGGCCCAGATCGATTCGCTGGCGGGCATCCTGTCGCCGACGCTCCTGTTGTCCTTCGCGCTGCTGGGCCTGTTCCCGCTCATCGCCAAGAAGGCCATCGAACTGGTCAACAAGCGCAAGCAGGCAAAAACGTCATAG
- a CDS encoding mercuric reductase, with translation MRNIPQLSPQDEYNQVLGSNTHPADWTNPTPTGRYNLVVIGAGTAGLVTAAGAAGLGAKVALIERHYLGGDCLNVGCVPSKCIIRSSRVVAEIRDADMFGIGRPDDVQVDFAAVMERMRRIRSHISHHDSVKRFSELGVDVFLGEASFTGPETVEVDGQSLHFKKAVIASGARAVAPHPPIDGIEDAGYLTNETVFSLTQRPERLAVIGAGPIGCELAQTFQRLGCQVVLFHNGDHILNREDADAAEIVQQQFLKEGIQLVLNSALTRVTKENGHKVIHYDADGHSDSVTVDEVLVGAGRAPNVDGLNLEGVGVEFHPFRGVVVNDYLQTTNPRIFAGGDVCMDWKFTHAADAAARIIIQNALFYKSKKLSSLIMPWATYTDPEIAHVGMYERDAESQGVAIDTYARELKEVDRALADGEEEGFVKIHVKKGTDKIVGGTIVARHAGEMISEITLAMAGKVGLGTVSNVIHPYPTQAEAIKQTGDAYNRTRLTPTVKKIFQRWLAWTRR, from the coding sequence ATGCGCAACATTCCACAACTGTCGCCGCAGGACGAATACAACCAGGTGTTGGGCTCCAACACCCACCCCGCGGACTGGACGAACCCGACACCGACCGGACGCTACAACCTGGTGGTCATCGGCGCGGGCACGGCCGGGCTGGTGACCGCGGCCGGTGCCGCCGGCCTCGGCGCCAAGGTCGCGCTGATCGAACGGCACTATCTCGGCGGCGACTGCCTCAACGTCGGTTGCGTGCCTTCCAAGTGCATCATCCGCTCGTCGCGCGTGGTGGCGGAGATCCGCGACGCGGACATGTTCGGCATCGGCCGTCCGGACGACGTCCAGGTGGATTTCGCGGCGGTCATGGAACGCATGCGCCGCATCCGCTCCCACATCAGCCACCACGACTCGGTGAAGCGTTTTTCCGAACTGGGCGTCGACGTGTTCCTGGGCGAGGCGAGCTTCACGGGACCCGAGACGGTGGAAGTGGACGGCCAGTCGCTCCATTTCAAGAAGGCGGTCATCGCCTCCGGCGCCCGGGCGGTAGCCCCCCATCCGCCCATCGACGGCATCGAGGACGCCGGCTACCTCACCAACGAGACCGTGTTCTCGCTGACCCAGCGCCCGGAACGGCTGGCGGTCATCGGCGCCGGCCCCATCGGCTGCGAGCTGGCGCAGACCTTCCAGCGCCTGGGCTGCCAGGTGGTGCTGTTCCACAATGGCGATCACATCCTGAATCGAGAGGACGCGGATGCCGCGGAGATCGTCCAGCAGCAGTTCCTGAAGGAGGGTATTCAACTGGTGCTCAACAGCGCTCTCACCCGCGTCACCAAGGAGAACGGCCACAAGGTGATCCATTACGACGCCGACGGCCACAGCGACTCGGTGACCGTGGACGAGGTCCTGGTGGGCGCCGGGCGCGCGCCCAACGTGGACGGCCTGAACCTCGAAGGCGTCGGCGTCGAGTTCCACCCGTTCCGGGGCGTGGTGGTGAACGACTACCTGCAGACCACCAACCCGCGCATCTTCGCCGGCGGCGACGTGTGCATGGACTGGAAGTTCACCCACGCGGCCGACGCGGCCGCGCGCATCATCATCCAGAACGCGCTCTTCTACAAGAGCAAGAAGCTGAGCTCGCTGATCATGCCCTGGGCCACCTACACGGACCCGGAGATCGCCCACGTGGGCATGTACGAGCGCGACGCGGAGAGCCAGGGCGTGGCCATCGACACCTACGCCCGCGAGCTCAAGGAAGTGGACCGGGCCCTCGCGGACGGCGAGGAGGAAGGATTCGTCAAGATCCACGTGAAGAAGGGCACGGACAAGATCGTCGGCGGCACCATCGTCGCGCGCCACGCCGGCGAGATGATCAGCGAGATCACCCTGGCCATGGCCGGCAAGGTGGGCCTCGGCACCGTCTCCAACGTCATCCACCCCTACCCCACCCAGGCCGAGGCCATCAAGCAGACCGGCGACGCCTACAACCGTACTCGCCTGACCCCCACGGTGAAGAAGATCTTTCAGCGCTGGCTGGCATGGACCCGGAGATAG
- a CDS encoding SDR family NAD(P)-dependent oxidoreductase, giving the protein MADVVIVTGGAGGLGSEVCAALAEDGLRVVVADFRKDDAEALAARLKSEGKEAMAVGVDVGDKQSVEAMVQAALDAYGQLDVQINFAGLMGRFPIAEMAEDEWDRVIRVNLRGVFLCSQAAAAAMRARQGGRILNVASGRGIAGAPKSAHYAASKAGVIAFTKTMAVEVTEDNILVNNICPGRANTPMARAGYTEEQWQAIVALDPLHGGLTQKDEITGLVRYLVSDAARYVTGQTFLLRTP; this is encoded by the coding sequence ATGGCCGATGTCGTTATCGTAACAGGAGGGGCCGGAGGCTTGGGATCCGAGGTTTGCGCCGCGCTGGCGGAAGACGGGCTGCGGGTGGTGGTCGCCGATTTCAGAAAGGATGACGCGGAGGCGCTGGCTGCCAGGCTCAAGTCGGAGGGCAAGGAGGCCATGGCGGTGGGCGTGGACGTGGGCGACAAGCAGAGCGTCGAAGCCATGGTGCAGGCCGCCCTCGACGCCTACGGGCAACTCGACGTGCAGATCAACTTCGCCGGCCTCATGGGACGCTTCCCCATCGCGGAGATGGCCGAGGACGAGTGGGACCGCGTGATCCGGGTGAACCTGCGGGGCGTGTTCCTGTGCAGCCAGGCCGCGGCCGCGGCCATGCGCGCGCGTCAGGGCGGGCGCATCCTCAATGTGGCGTCGGGACGCGGCATCGCCGGCGCTCCCAAATCGGCGCACTACGCGGCCTCCAAGGCCGGCGTCATCGCCTTCACCAAGACCATGGCCGTGGAGGTCACCGAGGACAACATCCTGGTCAACAACATCTGCCCCGGGCGCGCCAACACACCCATGGCCCGGGCCGGGTACACCGAGGAACAATGGCAGGCCATCGTGGCCCTGGACCCGTTGCACGGCGGGTTGACGCAGAAGGACGAGATCACGGGCCTGGTGCGCTACCTCGTGTCCGACGCGGCGCGGTATGTCACGGGACAGACGTTCCTGCTGCGGACGCCGTAG
- a CDS encoding MATE family efflux transporter, producing MAIASEPVLNIVDTAMIGHLGVEPLAAKAIATSLIGAVSWIFAFLIFGTTSLVASQYGSRNYQACGEIFRHALVVAVAGGTFVASLCFLFAPQLYAIMGATPGVAELGIPYFRIRCAAIPMLFSIYAAVGFLRGVQNTVSPMLVAFAMSGTNIVLDYALIYGGFGFPALGLRGAAMASVTAHGLGIAAYARLLWFSDYTGPYELSSRQLRLRRFRNLSRIAGDLAVRTAGLRLSLVFSTAILARMGPVYLAAYEIVFQLFIFCSDTIDGLAVAGQTLVARHLGAGNARRALRLGRLLVGWGCAGGAVFGAAYFTLQEPLLAFFTDAAAVTNLVRTEAFLLLVVFQPLNGIAFASDGFLLGAHDTRFLMWAMLAGGLLLFVPLTGLAFHLELGLFGVWAGFSLFMAQRVAANLWRLFSRRWEGAYAAYHAGRSG from the coding sequence CTGGCCATTGCCAGCGAGCCGGTTCTCAACATCGTCGACACGGCCATGATCGGCCACCTGGGCGTGGAGCCGTTGGCGGCCAAGGCCATCGCCACGAGCCTCATCGGCGCGGTGAGCTGGATCTTCGCGTTCCTGATCTTCGGCACCACGAGCCTGGTGGCGAGCCAGTACGGCTCGCGCAACTACCAGGCCTGCGGCGAGATCTTCCGCCACGCCCTGGTGGTGGCGGTAGCCGGCGGGACCTTCGTGGCCTCCCTGTGCTTCCTGTTCGCGCCCCAGCTTTACGCGATCATGGGCGCGACACCCGGCGTGGCGGAGCTCGGCATCCCCTACTTCCGCATCCGTTGCGCCGCCATCCCCATGCTCTTCTCCATCTACGCGGCCGTGGGGTTCCTGCGCGGCGTCCAGAACACCGTGTCGCCGATGCTCGTCGCGTTCGCCATGAGCGGGACCAACATCGTGCTGGACTATGCGCTGATCTACGGCGGCTTCGGGTTCCCCGCCCTGGGCCTGCGGGGCGCGGCCATGGCTTCGGTGACGGCCCACGGCCTGGGCATCGCCGCGTACGCCCGCCTCCTGTGGTTCTCGGACTACACCGGACCCTATGAACTCAGCAGCCGGCAGCTCCGGCTGCGGCGCTTCCGCAACCTCTCGCGCATCGCCGGGGACCTGGCGGTGCGCACCGCCGGGCTGCGCCTTTCACTGGTCTTCTCCACCGCCATCCTGGCGCGCATGGGGCCGGTGTACCTCGCGGCCTACGAGATCGTCTTCCAGCTCTTCATCTTCTGCTCCGACACCATCGATGGGCTGGCCGTGGCCGGGCAGACGCTGGTGGCGCGGCACCTGGGGGCGGGCAACGCCCGGCGAGCACTACGCCTGGGTCGGCTCCTGGTGGGCTGGGGCTGTGCCGGCGGCGCCGTCTTCGGCGCGGCCTACTTCACCCTCCAGGAGCCGCTCCTGGCCTTCTTCACGGACGCCGCCGCCGTCACGAATCTCGTGCGCACCGAAGCCTTCCTGCTGCTGGTGGTGTTCCAGCCCCTGAACGGCATCGCGTTCGCCTCGGACGGATTCCTGCTGGGCGCCCACGACACGCGTTTTCTCATGTGGGCGATGCTCGCGGGCGGCCTGCTCCTGTTCGTGCCCCTCACCGGCCTCGCCTTCCACCTCGAGCTGGGCCTTTTCGGGGTGTGGGCGGGGTTCAGCCTGTTCATGGCCCAGCGGGTGGCCGCCAACCTGTGGCGCCTGTTCAGCCGGCGGTGGGAGGGAGCGTACGCGGCGTACCACGCAGGGCGGAGCGGGTGA